In Candidatus Binatia bacterium, one DNA window encodes the following:
- a CDS encoding PTS sugar transporter subunit IIA — protein MAVAARGTQRVPVGVVVVGHGRIAAEMVETLHSVVGDVDAVEGVACTPDEGPEPIRARVGEAIERVDRGAGVIVLTDMLGDTASNVSLQIAASRPDVEVVAGVNMPMLVKLTTSRFDTSAHALANFIRRYGQDHIFWPTGTNP, from the coding sequence ATGGCAGTAGCCGCAAGGGGCACCCAGCGGGTGCCGGTCGGTGTGGTGGTGGTGGGACATGGGCGCATCGCCGCCGAGATGGTCGAGACGCTGCACAGCGTCGTCGGCGACGTCGACGCGGTGGAAGGCGTCGCCTGCACGCCCGACGAGGGCCCGGAGCCGATCCGCGCGCGGGTCGGCGAGGCCATCGAGCGCGTCGACCGCGGCGCCGGGGTCATCGTCCTGACCGACATGCTCGGCGACACCGCGTCGAACGTGAGCCTGCAGATCGCGGCGTCGCGGCCCGACGTCGAGGTCGTCGCGGGCGTCAACATGCCGATGCTCGTGAAGCTCACCACCTCGCGCTTCGACACCTCGGCGCACGCGCTCGCGAACTTCATCCGCCGCTACGGCCAGGACCACATCTTCTGGCCGACTGGTACCAACCCCTGA
- a CDS encoding HPr family phosphocarrier protein: protein MRRTFTIQNKLGLHARAAAQLVKLAEQFTSEVRIGKDDQVVNGKSIMGLMMLAASEGSTIEVEAIGDDAEQMLDAIGELIAKKFHEEH from the coding sequence GTGCGCCGCACCTTCACCATCCAAAACAAGCTGGGCTTGCACGCCCGTGCCGCGGCGCAGCTCGTGAAGCTCGCCGAGCAGTTCACCTCCGAGGTCCGGATCGGCAAGGACGACCAGGTGGTGAACGGCAAGAGCATCATGGGTCTGATGATGCTCGCCGCGAGCGAGGGCTCGACCATCGAGGTCGAGGCGATCGGCGACGACGCCGAGCAGATGCTCGACGCGATCGGCGAGCTGATCGCGAAGAAGTTCCACGAGGAGCATTAG